From Oncorhynchus mykiss isolate Arlee chromosome 6, USDA_OmykA_1.1, whole genome shotgun sequence, the proteins below share one genomic window:
- the LOC110527021 gene encoding receptor for retinol uptake stra6-like, with protein MNQTKVVEEDPYNYYDYSDWYSNNMEPTRPPKEVILPCDPTVDDQLFHIGIASVSLVVVLILAVLKRRKSLCEGFASGSTGNSSPVNFLDQTQHKALAVAVFGLVFSKLSVLVLAPDPLPFSKDTPQEIKEYMKIIAIFYWPALYYPLLACGTLHSKLGYVLGSLFSWTHFAVLVWQKIDCPKTPELYKYYSLLASLPQIGCLGFLCIKYPLLFLKGAKANGSEDLESSYYTDYVQLILKKKKSNISTSIRSDKPKLLETIKDTVKSYIYTPEKVFRFPLKLAISAFVSSIAVYQVALLLVILVIPTLHIVRAGIDDKFPFLLEGVGIVLSEDRMEVVQIVIHYTWCLEVCYLCGLTLACMLTLIMLMRSMILHRWNLQGLYRGDIYNVYNCQKSIRPSQTGLVCWMGFIGYQAAVISLGMVFQTLVFFICFVWLVFLIIIPILYGQNLILFQVAAKAWPVWVTLILTITLQHVTARFAFIKKDAGTRDLNNRGSLFLLTYLLFLINIVVGLIAAIWRMVITALYNIIHLGRMDISLLNRAAESYDPAYCYYTHYLKVEVSQSHPVMKAFCGLALQAASAGGAGQKMRDAEEGIQLVNQEKRPDKVVNSRRVRARWQLLYTLVNNPSLLGSRKHYQLQPSDSFVNGTNRSAAAGSKKDASSKPTAAEAGSATPSGAATPSGAATPSGAATPSGAAKPSGAATPSGAAKPSGAATPSGAAKPSGAATPSGAATPSGAAKPSGAAKPSGAATPSGAATDAAAN; from the exons CTCGTTGTGGTGCTGATTCTAGCAGTCCTGAAGAGGAGAAAGAGTCTATGTGAGGGTTTTGCCAGTGGATCAACTGGTAACTCAAG TCCAGTGAACTTCCTGGACCAGACGCAGCACAAAGCCCTAGCAGTagctgtgtttgggctggtcttcAGCAAGCTGTCTGTATTGGTCCTGGCTCCAGATCCCCTGCCCTTCTCCAAAGACACCCCTCAGGAAATCAAAG AGTACATGAAGATCATCGCCATCTTCTACTGGCCTGCCCTGTACTACCCACTCCTGGCCTGTGGTACGCTCCACAGTAAACTGGGCTATGTGCTGGGCAGTCTATTCTCCTGGACCCACTTTGCTGTCCTCGTCTGGCAGAAGATTGACTGTCCCAAAACACCGGAG CTGTATAAGTACTATTCCCTGCTGGCCAGTCTCCCACAGATCGGCTGTCTGGGATTCCTCTGTATCAAGTACCCACTGCTGTTTCTCAAAGGTGCTAAGGCTAATGGTTCTGAG GACCTGGAGAGCAGCTACTACACAGACTACGTGCAATTAATTCTAAAGAAGAAAAAGTCAAACATCAG TACCTCTATCAGATCAGATAAACCCAAACTGTTGGAGACAATAAAAGACACAGTCAAGTCCTACATCTACACACCAGAGAAAG TATTCCGGTTTCCACTAAAGCTGGCGATCTCAGCATTTGTGTCGTCCATAGCAGTTTATCAG GTGGCGCTGTTGCTGGTAATACTGGTGATCCCCACCCTCCATATAGTCCGTGCTGGTATAGATGACAAGTTCCCCTTCCTTCTGGAGGGCGTTGGTATCGTCCTATCAGAGGACAGGATGGAGGTGGTCCAGATTGTTATTCACTATACCTGGTGTCTGGAAG tgtgttacctgtgtgggttGACCCTGGCCTGTATGCTCACCCTGATCATGCTCATGAGGTCCATGATCCTTCACAG ATGGAACCTCCAGGGCTTGTACAGAGGAGATATTTACAACGTGTATAATTGCCAGAAGAGCATCCGTCCGTCTCAGACAGGCCTAGTGTGTTGGATGGGTTTCATTGGATATCAGGCTGCTGTCATCTCTTTAG GAATGGTCTTCCAGACTTTGGTCTTCTTCATCTGTTTTGTGTGGTTGGTGTTCCTCATCATCATCCCCATCTTGTATGGCCAGAACCTTATACTCTTCCAGGTCGCTGCCAAGGCCTG GCCTGTGTGGGTGACGTTGATACTGACTATTACTCTACAACACGTCACAGCCAGGTTTGCTTTTATCAAAAAGGATGCTGGGACAAGAGACTTGAACAACAG AGGCAGTCTGTTCCTGCTTACCTACCTGCTCTTCCTGATCAACATCGTGGTGGGGTTGATAGCAGCCATCTGGAGGATGGTCATCACTGCCCTCTATAACATCATCCACCTGGGGCGCATGGACATCAGCCTCCTCAACCGCGCGGCTGAATCCTACGACCCGG CTTATTGTTACTACACCCACTACCTGAAGGTAGAGGTCAGCCAATCCCACCCTGTGATGAAGGCCTTCTGTGGGCTGGCGCTGCAGGCTGCCTCGGCTGGAGGTGCTGGGCAGAAGATGCGAGATGCTGAGGAAG GGATCCAGCTGGTGAATCAGGAGAAGAGACCGGACAAGGTGGTTAACAGCAGGAGGGTGCGGGCACGCTGGCAGTTACTCTACACGCTGGTCAACAACCCGTCTCTACTGGGGTCCAGAAAACACTACCAGCTGCAG CCCTCTGACAGCTTCGTGAACGGAACGAACCGTAGCGCCGCGGCAGGAAGCAAGAAAGACGCCAGCAGCAAACCCACCGCTGCCGAGGCAGGCTCTGCCACACCCTCAGGCGCTGCCACACCCTCAGGCGCTGCCACACCCTCAGGCGCTGCCACACCCTCAGGCGCTGCCAAACCCTCAGGCGCTGCCACACCCTCAGGCGCTGCCAAACCCTCAGGCGCTGCCACACCCTCAGGCGCTGCCAAACCCTCAGGCGCTGCCACACCCTCAGGCGCTGCCACACCCTCAGGCGCTGCCAAACCCTCAGGCGCTGCCAAACCCTCAGGCGCTGCCACACCCTCAGGCGCTGCCACCGACGCCGCTGCTAACTGA
- the LOC110527023 gene encoding immunoglobulin superfamily containing leucine-rich repeat protein 2 — protein MSRSFVFFLSLWSSVIEVGRGCPELCDCSDKYGRHFAECSYKDLVDIPERLPPNVTTLSLTANKISLVESGSFDNVTQVTSLWMAHNEIVTIEPGTLAPLVQLRNFDVSHNKMVDFPWEDLRHLTALQLLKMDHNEMVSLPKDSFSNLKDLRSLRLNNNRFTTITQGTFDSLISLSHLQLYNNPFTCHCRMDWLRDWILNATISVPEQNLIVCETPEQLRGAVIVKLSESKCMAPNVSITAEPNVENTTLYEGTVLILNCEIKGNPKPDVIWKIHTNRQSVEYPLSTKGKESAESNESNEDSRTTDNPFEMFRNGTLVIPRLSKKNNGNYSCTATNEFGKDDDSLSIVVVVPKPPPPQPVGKVIGPPVTINGEKIPSVLQPVIKTSINNPFKPFNIPHLEGKYNIFPTLPPIEVDTERTAQVPKYPSRATSKCTLTSETQYISNQAFNLSLEDVRQYTFDFGVIALGVSETEAKVRLNPLLLPKDDTDIRLSTSEGFHSIHKEPPNQSEVTRRARADSGLYLCVTSDHRHSAIQWSRMEDGINTYLFQDLRPGANYSLCLTYRGDDCEVQVLFTTRKRVPNLLIIIVVSICLLTVSTVPLLGATCFHLVYKYRSKTYKLIMKAKDHQHHMERNLVVNFNLRNSYAESQTQITASETGEGEDGESESGGEREEDVEGSGVTESFTLSQYRGNLDECEMGSEFSDRLPLGAEAVNISGQYKEPHH, from the coding sequence ATGTCTCGTTCCTTCGTGTTCTTCCTCTCCTTATGGAGCTCTGTTATTGAAGTCGGACGCGGTTGTCCTGAACTATGCGACTGCTCCGACAAATACGGACGCCACTTCGCTGAATGCTCCTACAAAGACTTGGTTGACATCCCTGAAAGGTTGCCCCCCAACGTGACCACTCTGAGTCTCACCGCCAACAAAATATCTCTGGTGGAGTCGGGCAGCTTCGACAATGTGACCCAAGTCACGTCCTTATGGATGGCCCATAACGAGATAGTCACCATCGAACCGGGCACCCTGGCTCCCCTGGTCCAGCTGAGGAACTTTGACGTCAGTCACAACAAGATGGTGGATTTCCCTTGGGAGGATCTCCGTCACCTCACAGCCCTGCAGCTGCTGAAGATGGACCACAATGAGATGGTCAGTCTTCCTAAAGACTCCTTCTCTAACCTCAAGGACCTGAGGTCTCTCCGCCTCAACAACAACCGGTTCACCACTATAACGCAGGGGACTTTCGACAGCCTGATCTCCCTGTCTCatctacagctctataataaccCATTCACATGCCACTGCAGGATGGACTGGCTGAGGGACTGGATTCTAAACGCCACCATATCGGTTCCGGAACAGAACTTGATTGTCTGTGAAACTCCAGAGCAGTTGAGAGGAGCGGTGATCGTGAAACTGTCTGAGTCAAAGTGCATGGCCCCTAATGTCAGCATAACGGCTGAGCCTAACGTTGAGAATACGACACTCTATGAAGGCACAGTGTTGATCCTGAACTGTGAAATCAAAGGGAACCCAAAGCCAGACGTTATCTGGAAAATCCACACAAACCGTCAAAGTGTAGAGTACCCTCTGTCCACCAAAGGTAAAGAATCAGCAGAATCCAATGAATCTAACGAGGATTCTAGAACGACAGACAATCCATTTGAAATGTTCCGTAACGGCACTCTAGTCATACCGCGCCTTAGTAAAAAGAACAATGGCAACTACAGCTGTACCGCCACCAATGAGTTTGGTAAAGATGACGATTCACTAtcaatagtagtggtagtaccaAAACCACCACCACCGCAACCTGTTGGAAAAGTGATTGGGCCACCAGTTACTATTAATGGGGAGAAAATCCCCTCAGTACTTCAACCTGTGATCAAAACCTCCATTAATAACCCTTTTAAACCATTCAATATTCCCCATTTGGAGGGAAAGTACAATATCTTCCCAACCCTTCCTCCCATTGAAGTTGACACTGAGCGTACGGCGCAAGTGCCCAAATATCCATCCCGTGCAACTAGCAAATGTACCTTGACCAGTGAGACACAGTACATCTCCAACCAGGCCTTCAATTTAAGCCTGGAAGATGTCAGGCAGTATACCTTTGACTTTGGAGTCATAGCCTTAGGGGTGTCAGAGACCGAGGCTAAAGTTAGACTcaatcctctcctccttcctaaaGACGACACAGACATCCGTCTCAGCACCTCAGAAGGGTTCCATTCCATCCACAAAGAGCCTCCCAACCAATCAGAGGTAACCAGGAGAGCCCGGGCGGACTCAGGGCTGTATCTGTGTGTCACCTCAGACCACAGACACTCAGCCATCCAGTGGTCCAGGATGGAAGATGGCATCAACACCTATCTGTTCCAGGACCTGCGCCCCGGCGCCaactactctctctgtctcacctacAGAGGAGATGACTGTGAGGTACAGGTCCTCTTCACCACCAGGAAGAGAGTTCCTAACCTGTTGATCATTATAGTCGTCAGTATCTGTCTCCTTACAGTCTCCACCGTGCCCCTGCTGGGGGCCACCTGCTTCCACCTGGTCTACAAATATAGGAGCAAGACCTACAAGCTCATCATGAAGGCTAAAGACCACCAGCATCACATGGAGAGAAACCTTGTGGTCAACTTCAACCTGAGGAACTCGTACGCCGAGTCACAGACGCAGATCACAGCCAGCGAGACGGGGGAGGGAGAGGACGGGGAGTcggagagtgggggggagagagaggaggacgtgGAGGGGAGTGGGGTGACCGAGTCGTTCACTCTGTCTCAGTACAGAGGGAATCTGGATGAGTGTGAGATGGGCTCAGAGTTCAGCGATAGGTTACCACTCGGGGCGGAAGCTGTTAATATCTCTGGGCAGTACAAAGAGCCACACCACTga